The following proteins are co-located in the Robbsia betulipollinis genome:
- a CDS encoding transporter substrate-binding domain-containing protein produces MTASFLKKIALTGLLGITLVSAGVAHAADLLDTVKQRGTLEIGLEGTYPPFGFKTPSGELQGYDVDVARELARRLGVKAAFVTTEWSGIIAGLQAGKYDVIVNQVGVTPARQQQLDFSTPYTYSIGQLIQRSDDKRQFNSLDDLKGHKLGVSLGSNYNDMAKAVPGIDIRTYPGAPEYLRDLAAGRIDAALNDRLMLAYLLKHANLPLRTSGTAGAPAATAIPFRKGNPQFAKAVDAALAAMSQDGTLTKLSDKWFGVDVSKPLTASTH; encoded by the coding sequence ATGACTGCATCGTTTCTGAAGAAAATCGCACTGACCGGCCTGCTCGGCATCACGCTGGTCAGCGCCGGCGTCGCCCACGCCGCCGATCTGCTCGATACCGTCAAGCAGCGCGGCACGCTGGAAATCGGCCTCGAGGGTACCTACCCGCCGTTCGGTTTCAAGACGCCGTCCGGCGAACTGCAAGGTTACGATGTCGACGTCGCGCGCGAACTCGCGCGCCGCCTGGGCGTGAAGGCCGCCTTCGTCACGACCGAATGGAGCGGCATCATCGCCGGCCTGCAAGCCGGCAAGTACGACGTCATCGTCAACCAGGTGGGCGTCACGCCGGCACGCCAGCAGCAACTCGATTTCTCGACGCCCTATACCTATTCGATCGGCCAGTTGATCCAGCGCAGCGACGACAAGCGTCAGTTCAACTCGCTCGACGACCTGAAGGGTCACAAGCTGGGCGTCTCGCTGGGCAGCAACTACAACGACATGGCGAAGGCGGTGCCCGGCATCGACATCCGTACCTACCCCGGCGCGCCGGAATACCTGCGCGACCTGGCCGCCGGACGCATCGACGCCGCGCTCAACGACCGCCTGATGCTGGCCTATCTGCTCAAGCACGCGAACCTGCCGTTGCGTACCAGCGGCACCGCGGGCGCGCCGGCGGCGACGGCGATTCCGTTCCGCAAGGGCAATCCGCAATTCGCCAAGGCGGTCGACGCCGCGCTCGCCGCGATGTCACAGGACGGCACGCTGACGAAGCTGTCGGACAAATGGTTCGGTGTGGACGTGTCGAAGCCGCTGACCGCGTCGACACACTGA
- a CDS encoding CaiB/BaiF CoA transferase family protein, translating into MSPLSGVRVLDLSNVLAGPFCTYQLALLGAEVVKIENPEGGDLARRLGADVAASARGMGASFVAVNGGKESLTLNLKHEAGKALLRRLVRDADVLVENFRPGVMDRLGLGAAELLAVNPKLVYCAISGFGNDGPMSHRPAYDQIIQGFSGAMSVTGDDDSAPLRVGYPVSDTVGGLTAALAICAAVLAARRDGEGRVIDVSMLESTLATMGWVVSNYLNAGVAPIPMGNENFTAAPSGTFVCGEGLLNIAANETRQFLALCEVIGLPELARDARFSERDARKRHRAALKREIETALAAASAAHWETQLTAAGVPAGRVLSVPEALAQPQLAERAFIRELDDGGHVQRVTRAGFRMSNAAGERDAAGPDRPAPRLSAHTDACLLRLGVPPDEIARLRAAGTI; encoded by the coding sequence ATGTCGCCGCTTTCCGGAGTACGTGTTCTCGATCTGTCGAATGTCCTGGCGGGTCCCTTCTGCACTTACCAGCTGGCCCTGCTCGGCGCCGAAGTCGTCAAGATCGAAAATCCGGAAGGCGGCGACCTGGCGCGCCGGCTGGGGGCGGACGTCGCGGCGTCGGCACGGGGCATGGGCGCGTCGTTCGTCGCCGTGAACGGCGGCAAGGAATCGCTGACGCTCAATCTGAAACACGAGGCCGGCAAGGCCCTCCTGCGCCGGCTGGTGCGCGATGCCGACGTGCTGGTCGAGAATTTCCGGCCCGGCGTCATGGACCGGTTGGGGCTGGGCGCCGCCGAATTGCTCGCGGTCAATCCGAAACTGGTCTATTGCGCGATCTCCGGTTTCGGCAATGACGGGCCGATGTCGCATCGCCCCGCCTACGACCAGATCATCCAGGGTTTCTCCGGCGCGATGAGCGTCACCGGCGACGACGACAGTGCGCCGTTGCGGGTCGGCTATCCGGTCTCCGACACCGTGGGCGGACTGACCGCGGCGCTGGCGATTTGTGCCGCCGTGCTGGCAGCGCGGCGCGACGGGGAAGGGCGCGTGATCGACGTATCGATGCTCGAATCCACGCTGGCGACGATGGGCTGGGTGGTGTCGAATTACCTGAACGCCGGTGTGGCGCCGATCCCGATGGGAAACGAGAACTTCACCGCCGCGCCGTCGGGAACCTTCGTCTGCGGCGAGGGCCTGTTGAACATCGCCGCGAACGAAACCCGGCAGTTCCTCGCCTTGTGCGAGGTCATCGGCCTGCCCGAACTGGCGCGGGACGCGCGTTTTTCCGAACGCGACGCGCGCAAGCGGCATCGTGCCGCGCTCAAGCGGGAAATCGAAACGGCGCTCGCGGCAGCCAGCGCCGCGCACTGGGAGACGCAGCTCACGGCCGCGGGCGTGCCCGCCGGGCGCGTGCTGAGCGTGCCGGAAGCGCTCGCGCAGCCGCAACTGGCCGAGCGCGCCTTTATCCGTGAACTGGACGATGGCGGGCACGTCCAGCGCGTCACGCGCGCGGGTTTCCGGATGAGCAATGCCGCCGGCGAGCGCGACGCGGCGGGGCCGGACCGACCGGCGCCGCGGCTCTCCGCCCATACCGATGCCTGCCTGCTGCGGCTCGGCGTGCCGCCGGACGAAATCGCGCGGCTGCGCGCCGCCGGCACGATCTGA
- a CDS encoding M3 family metallopeptidase has translation MSPVPSNPLFAEWPAPYGLPPFAALHIDHFEPAFETALAQHMRELDAIAAQAAPPDFDNTIAAFDRAGRMAQRLELLLDNLASSETSPPLQEVERRLASRLAAHRNAIYLHAPLFARIDAVRREAGDLSPIQRRLLERLHLDFVRAGALLENADRERYAANAETLATLHIRFGQNVLADEAAFLLPLDTPEDFAGLPESLIAATREAALERGLAAGRHVLTLSPSMVEPFLSFSSNRALRERVWRARSERGAHPGEHDNRPVAAQIVGLRQEQAALHGYPSYAHYVLTDRMARTPEAVDALLMRAWQPALQQADRDRADLEDLARQLGEPLPIAAWDWPYLAEKIRAERYALDDAVVKPYFSLDAMIGAMFDCATRLFGVHFVEIANPTLYHPDARLWEVRDAQAQPVGLFIGDNYARPTKRSGAWMHIFRSQSGIDGGTLPIVINNNNFAKASPTLLSFDDVQTLFHEFGHGLHGLLSQVPYERLAGTSVLRDFVELPSQIFENWALEPEVLRRHARHVETGEPLPEALIERCVRARQFDQGWQTLQYVAPALIDMALHALPAGTPVDIEQFEQTQRARLGVPADVGLRHRLPHFQHLFSGDGYAAGYYVYMWAEVLDADGYLAFTEAGDPFDPEAARRLHRHIYGAGNGQDPAQAYRDFRGRDPRPEAMLARRGLLPVAA, from the coding sequence ATGTCCCCTGTCCCGTCCAATCCCCTGTTCGCGGAGTGGCCCGCGCCATATGGCCTGCCGCCCTTCGCCGCGCTGCACATCGACCACTTCGAACCGGCATTCGAGACCGCGCTGGCGCAGCACATGCGCGAACTCGACGCGATCGCCGCGCAGGCCGCGCCGCCCGACTTCGACAATACGATCGCCGCCTTCGATCGCGCCGGCCGCATGGCACAGCGCCTGGAACTGCTGCTGGACAACCTGGCATCGAGCGAGACGTCCCCACCCTTGCAGGAAGTGGAACGCCGTCTGGCATCGCGCCTCGCCGCACACCGCAACGCCATCTACCTGCATGCGCCACTGTTCGCACGCATCGACGCGGTGCGGCGCGAGGCCGGCGACCTGTCGCCCATCCAGCGCCGGTTGCTCGAACGCCTCCATCTCGATTTCGTGCGCGCCGGCGCCCTTCTCGAAAACGCCGATCGCGAGCGCTACGCGGCGAACGCCGAAACGCTCGCAACGCTCCACATCCGTTTCGGCCAAAACGTCCTTGCCGACGAAGCCGCGTTCCTGCTGCCGCTGGATACGCCGGAAGACTTCGCCGGCTTGCCGGAATCGCTGATCGCGGCCACGCGGGAGGCGGCGCTCGAGCGCGGGCTGGCGGCGGGACGCCATGTGCTGACGCTTTCGCCGTCGATGGTCGAACCGTTCCTGAGTTTCTCGTCGAACCGGGCCCTGCGCGAGCGGGTCTGGCGGGCGCGCAGCGAACGCGGCGCACACCCGGGCGAGCACGACAACCGCCCGGTGGCCGCGCAGATCGTCGGCCTGCGCCAGGAACAGGCGGCCCTGCACGGTTACCCGAGCTACGCGCATTACGTTCTGACGGACCGCATGGCCCGCACGCCCGAGGCGGTGGACGCACTGTTGATGCGCGCCTGGCAGCCCGCGCTGCAACAGGCGGACCGGGACCGCGCGGACCTCGAGGACCTGGCCCGGCAGCTTGGGGAACCCTTGCCGATCGCGGCATGGGACTGGCCCTATCTGGCGGAAAAGATCCGCGCCGAGCGTTATGCACTGGACGACGCCGTCGTCAAACCGTATTTCTCCCTCGACGCGATGATCGGCGCGATGTTCGACTGCGCGACCCGCCTGTTCGGCGTGCATTTCGTGGAGATCGCGAATCCCACGCTGTACCATCCCGACGCGCGGCTCTGGGAAGTGCGCGACGCGCAGGCGCAACCCGTTGGCCTGTTCATCGGCGACAATTACGCGCGCCCGACCAAACGCAGCGGCGCCTGGATGCATATTTTCCGCAGCCAGTCGGGCATCGACGGCGGTACCCTGCCGATCGTCATCAACAACAACAATTTCGCGAAAGCCAGCCCGACCCTGTTGAGCTTCGACGATGTGCAGACCCTGTTCCACGAATTCGGCCATGGTCTGCATGGCCTGCTCTCGCAAGTGCCCTACGAGCGGCTGGCCGGCACCAGCGTCCTGCGCGATTTCGTCGAACTGCCCTCGCAGATTTTCGAGAACTGGGCGCTCGAACCCGAGGTGCTGCGCCGTCACGCGCGGCATGTCGAGACCGGCGAGCCGCTGCCCGAGGCCCTGATCGAACGGTGCGTGCGCGCCAGACAGTTCGACCAGGGGTGGCAGACCCTGCAATACGTCGCCCCGGCGCTGATCGACATGGCGCTGCACGCGCTGCCTGCGGGCACGCCGGTGGACATCGAGCAATTCGAGCAAACGCAGCGCGCGCGGCTGGGCGTCCCCGCCGACGTCGGCCTGCGGCACCGCCTGCCGCACTTTCAGCATCTGTTCTCGGGAGATGGCTACGCGGCCGGCTATTACGTCTACATGTGGGCCGAGGTGCTCGACGCGGACGGCTATCTCGCTTTCACGGAGGCGGGCGACCCGTTCGACCCCGAGGCGGCGCGGCGGCTGCACCGTCACATCTATGGCGCGGGCAACGGCCAGGACCCGGCGCAGGCGTATCGGGATTTCCGGGGTCGCGACCCCCGGCCCGAGGCCATGCTGGCGCGCCGCGGCCTGTTGCCCGTGGCGGCCTGA
- a CDS encoding SDR family NAD(P)-dependent oxidoreductase, which yields MDLKLSRKIVVIAGGSKGIGLACAQAFALEGARIVLISRDAANLETARLTLHEAGLEALCYAANLSDYDDAMRVIDRIEHDVGPIDVLVNSAGAARRYDPDQLDGAALRAGMEAKYFPVANTQEAVLKKMRTRRRGAIVNIIGQGGKVPTSIHLSGGAANAALMLSSVGLASHYAPLGIRINAINPGATLTERVNEALDLEAGRSGGSREDARQKGEAAVPIGRYARPEEVANVALFLASERASYVTGAIIPLDGAKNPVI from the coding sequence ATGGACCTGAAACTTTCCCGCAAGATCGTCGTCATCGCCGGGGGCAGCAAAGGCATCGGTCTTGCCTGCGCCCAGGCATTCGCACTCGAGGGCGCACGCATCGTGCTGATCTCGCGCGACGCCGCCAATCTCGAAACCGCACGGCTGACGCTGCACGAGGCCGGGCTGGAAGCGCTGTGCTACGCGGCGAACCTCTCGGACTACGACGACGCGATGCGCGTGATCGACCGGATCGAACACGACGTCGGCCCGATCGACGTCCTGGTCAACAGCGCGGGCGCCGCCCGCCGCTACGATCCCGATCAGCTCGACGGCGCGGCATTGCGCGCCGGGATGGAAGCGAAGTACTTTCCGGTCGCCAATACCCAGGAAGCCGTGCTGAAGAAAATGCGCACGCGCCGGCGCGGGGCGATCGTCAACATCATCGGCCAGGGCGGCAAGGTGCCGACGTCGATTCACCTTTCGGGCGGCGCGGCCAACGCCGCGTTGATGCTGTCGAGCGTGGGACTCGCCAGCCATTACGCGCCGCTGGGCATCCGCATCAACGCGATCAACCCGGGCGCGACGCTGACCGAGCGCGTCAACGAGGCACTCGATCTGGAAGCCGGCCGCAGCGGCGGCTCGCGCGAGGATGCACGCCAGAAAGGCGAGGCGGCGGTGCCGATCGGGCGCTATGCCCGCCCCGAGGAAGTGGCCAACGTCGCGCTGTTCCTGGCGAGCGAGCGCGCCAGCTACGTGACCGGTGCGATCATCCCGCTCGACGGCGCGAAAAATCCGGTCATCTGA
- a CDS encoding MFS transporter, whose protein sequence is MEAIRSPDPAHRTRDAHGQDAASRDASAVPDALATPEAIAARLDRLPATRYVWQIVILLSLGGCFEFYDLFMTGYIAPGLIGSGLFAKSTTSVFAMNSIAAFVAATFLGLFIGTLGLSFLADRYGRRRVFVWALIGYTAATVAMAFQHSAAGVNLFRLLAGLGLGLEMVTINTYVAELMPKDLRGRAFAVTQVIPYCAVPTVALMSWWLVPLRPLGLDGWRWVALASALGALVIWTLRLGIPESPRWLLSRARVAEADAVTRGIEAIVARQYGAPLPAPRGVEAPAARTAPPASRARQTSGNASFAVILQAPYRTRTVMMSLFNAISVIGFYGFSNWIPSLLSAKGFSLVHSLQYSFLMSVALPLGPLLFLYFADKVERKWSLVAACGAIALLGMVLAAQTTAPGVVVFGFFLNLTLPIMTYSFQAYQSELYPTEVRARAIGFVYSWSRLSAIFSGFLVAFFLRDFGTHGVFVMISSSMVLSMLLIGVLGPNTRGRSLEEIDA, encoded by the coding sequence ATGGAAGCGATCAGATCGCCGGACCCGGCGCACCGCACGCGCGACGCGCACGGCCAGGACGCCGCAAGCCGCGACGCATCGGCCGTGCCCGACGCGCTCGCCACCCCGGAGGCGATCGCCGCGCGTCTCGACCGGCTGCCGGCCACCCGCTACGTGTGGCAGATCGTGATCCTGCTGTCCCTGGGCGGATGCTTCGAATTCTACGACCTGTTCATGACCGGCTATATCGCGCCGGGATTGATCGGCAGCGGCCTGTTCGCGAAAAGCACGACGTCGGTGTTCGCGATGAATTCGATTGCCGCATTCGTCGCGGCCACCTTTCTCGGTCTGTTCATCGGCACGCTGGGGCTGAGCTTTCTGGCCGACCGCTACGGGCGGCGCCGCGTGTTCGTCTGGGCACTGATCGGCTATACCGCGGCGACGGTGGCGATGGCGTTTCAGCACAGCGCGGCGGGCGTCAACCTGTTTCGCCTGCTCGCCGGTCTCGGGCTGGGGCTCGAAATGGTGACGATCAACACGTATGTGGCGGAACTGATGCCGAAGGATCTGCGCGGCCGCGCCTTCGCCGTCACGCAGGTGATTCCGTATTGCGCGGTGCCGACGGTCGCCCTGATGTCGTGGTGGCTCGTGCCGCTGCGGCCGCTCGGGCTCGACGGCTGGCGGTGGGTCGCGCTGGCCAGCGCGCTCGGTGCGCTGGTCATCTGGACGCTGCGCCTGGGCATACCGGAAAGCCCGCGCTGGCTGCTCAGCCGCGCCCGGGTGGCCGAGGCCGATGCGGTGACGCGCGGCATCGAGGCGATCGTCGCACGCCAGTACGGCGCGCCGCTGCCCGCGCCGCGCGGCGTGGAGGCGCCCGCGGCACGCACCGCGCCGCCCGCCTCGCGCGCCCGGCAGACGTCCGGCAACGCCTCCTTCGCCGTCATCCTCCAGGCTCCGTACCGCACGCGCACGGTGATGATGTCGTTGTTCAACGCCATATCGGTGATCGGCTTCTATGGCTTCAGCAACTGGATACCGTCGCTGCTGAGCGCGAAGGGTTTCAGTCTGGTGCACAGCCTCCAGTACTCCTTTCTGATGTCGGTCGCGCTGCCCCTGGGGCCGCTGCTTTTCCTGTATTTCGCCGACAAGGTCGAACGCAAGTGGAGCCTGGTGGCCGCCTGCGGCGCGATCGCGCTGCTCGGCATGGTGCTGGCCGCCCAGACGACGGCGCCGGGGGTGGTCGTGTTCGGCTTTTTCCTGAACCTGACGCTGCCGATCATGACGTATTCGTTCCAGGCGTATCAATCCGAACTGTATCCCACCGAGGTGCGCGCGCGCGCGATCGGCTTCGTCTACTCCTGGAGCCGCCTCAGCGCGATTTTCTCGGGTTTTCTCGTCGCCTTTTTCCTGCGCGACTTCGGTACCCACGGCGTCTTCGTGATGATCTCGTCAAGCATGGTGCTCTCGATGCTGTTGATCGGCGTGCTCGGGCCGAACACGCGGGGCCGCTCGCTCGAAGAGATCGATGCATGA
- a CDS encoding acyl-CoA thioesterase, which yields MNFHTRKWVKPEDLNANGTLFGGSLLRWIDEEAAIYAMCQLGNPRVVTKFMSSIDFVSSARQGDVIELGMTATHFGRTSISLRCEVRNKVTLKSILTVERIVFVNLGENGLPEPHGKTHIVYSEDDEPRMRSTEPAGSAGSDPRADNPPDAGILTAAPRARDPR from the coding sequence ATGAATTTTCATACCCGCAAATGGGTCAAGCCCGAAGACCTCAATGCCAACGGCACCCTGTTCGGCGGCAGCCTGTTGCGCTGGATCGACGAGGAAGCGGCAATCTACGCGATGTGCCAGTTGGGCAATCCGCGGGTGGTGACCAAGTTCATGTCGTCGATCGATTTCGTCAGTTCGGCGCGTCAGGGCGATGTCATCGAACTCGGCATGACCGCAACGCACTTCGGCCGCACGTCGATCAGCCTGCGCTGCGAGGTGCGCAACAAGGTCACGCTGAAGAGCATCCTGACGGTCGAGCGCATCGTATTCGTCAATCTGGGCGAGAACGGCCTGCCCGAGCCGCACGGCAAGACCCATATCGTCTATTCGGAAGACGACGAGCCGCGCATGCGCAGCACCGAGCCTGCCGGGTCCGCCGGGTCCGACCCCCGTGCCGATAATCCGCCGGACGCCGGTATTTTGACGGCCGCCCCGCGCGCGCGGGATCCGCGTTAG
- a CDS encoding amino acid ABC transporter permease produces MNFSDVLLQSLPVLGLGALLTVKFALLSMFFGLLAGAVIATMGISENRALVFLARAYVSLMRGTPLLVQIFVVYYGLPAVGIALDPTPAGVIALSANAAAYLSESMRGAILGIPRGQWLAAASLGLNRRQALRHVIAPQALRLATPSLANSLISLIKDTSLVSVITVTELLRSAQELIASTFYTLPFYLTAAAVYWVLCTALEFVQRRVERRLSQPGRNA; encoded by the coding sequence ATGAATTTCAGCGATGTCCTGCTCCAGTCCCTGCCGGTCCTCGGCCTGGGCGCGCTATTGACGGTCAAATTCGCGCTGCTGTCGATGTTCTTCGGACTGCTGGCGGGCGCGGTCATCGCCACGATGGGCATCAGCGAGAACCGCGCGCTCGTTTTCCTGGCGCGCGCCTACGTCAGCCTCATGCGCGGCACGCCGCTGCTGGTGCAGATCTTCGTGGTCTATTACGGCCTGCCGGCAGTGGGGATCGCGCTCGATCCCACGCCCGCCGGCGTCATCGCCTTGTCGGCGAACGCCGCGGCGTATCTGTCGGAAAGCATGCGCGGCGCGATCCTCGGCATTCCGCGCGGGCAGTGGCTGGCCGCCGCCAGCCTGGGGCTGAACCGGCGTCAGGCACTGCGCCACGTCATCGCGCCGCAGGCGTTGCGGCTCGCCACGCCGAGCCTGGCGAACAGCCTGATCAGCCTGATCAAGGACACGTCGCTCGTCTCGGTCATCACCGTCACCGAACTGCTGCGCAGCGCGCAAGAGCTGATCGCCTCGACCTTCTACACGCTGCCGTTCTACCTGACGGCCGCCGCGGTCTACTGGGTGCTGTGCACCGCGCTGGAGTTCGTGCAGCGGCGCGTCGAGCGCCGTCTGTCGCAGCCCGGGCGGAACGCATAA
- a CDS encoding SDR family NAD(P)-dependent oxidoreductase: MNILVTGATAGFGQAIARRLIADGHTVIATGRRLERLQELATELGDKLIPRVMDVTKRSDVEAAFAWAEGAVGQIDGLINNAGLALGLEPADRALLDEWETMIDTNIKGLIYCTHAALPGMVARNSGAVINIGSTAGTYPYPGGNVYGATKAFVHQFSLNLRSDLVGKKVRVSSIEPGLCGGTEFSQTRFRGNADQAKAVYQGTEPLSADDIANTVSWLLSLPEHVNINAIEMMPICQAPGPLAVKRDH; the protein is encoded by the coding sequence ATGAATATTCTCGTTACCGGCGCGACCGCCGGTTTTGGACAAGCCATCGCCCGCCGTCTGATCGCCGACGGCCACACCGTCATCGCCACCGGACGCCGTCTCGAGCGTCTGCAGGAACTGGCGACCGAACTCGGCGACAAGCTGATCCCACGCGTGATGGACGTGACGAAACGCAGCGACGTCGAGGCCGCATTCGCCTGGGCCGAGGGCGCGGTCGGCCAGATCGACGGCCTGATCAACAACGCCGGTCTGGCCCTCGGACTGGAGCCGGCGGACCGCGCCTTGCTCGACGAGTGGGAAACGATGATCGATACGAACATCAAGGGTCTGATCTACTGCACGCACGCCGCGCTGCCGGGCATGGTCGCGCGCAACAGCGGCGCGGTGATCAACATCGGCTCGACGGCCGGCACCTACCCCTATCCCGGCGGCAACGTCTACGGCGCGACCAAGGCCTTCGTGCACCAGTTCAGCCTGAACCTGCGCAGCGATCTGGTGGGCAAGAAGGTGCGCGTGTCGTCGATCGAGCCGGGACTGTGCGGCGGCACCGAGTTTTCGCAGACGCGCTTTCGCGGCAACGCCGATCAGGCGAAAGCCGTTTACCAGGGCACCGAGCCGCTGAGCGCCGACGATATCGCCAATACGGTCAGCTGGCTGCTGTCGCTGCCCGAGCACGTCAACATCAATGCGATCGAAATGATGCCGATCTGCCAGGCGCCGGGTCCGCTGGCCGTGAAGCGGGATCACTAA
- the mdtD gene encoding multidrug transporter subunit MdtD — MPSTPSSNTALLWIVATGFFMQALDTTIVNTALPAMAHQLGVSPLAMQPVVVAYTLTMALLTPASGWLADRFGTRTVYFTAILLFVIGSLSCAGAHTLNQLVFARVLQGLGGSMLLPVGRLAVLRRVSGEAYVAALATISIAGQVGPILGPTLGGWFVEALSWHWVFLINIPIGAAGMIAVRRFLADDKAADLQPFDFVGFALLSLCMVTFSLGLDSPSEDHPLVWSAGLIGTSIAAALLYIPYARRRRHPLFNLSLFREPNFSIGLIGNLLCRIGSSAVPFLLPLLFQLRLGYTPLHSGLMMLPAALTGTVTKRWIAPLIKRYGYSAFLLVNTVIVGASIVAFAGLSADTPVVLTCIVLAIFGGSNSMQFAAMNSVTLKGLPASEAGSGNSLFSMVQMLAIGLGVSISSALVRIFSDMLGSTTAGFRVSFAVVGVITLLSAFVFRHVNEAPRRRP, encoded by the coding sequence ATGCCCTCGACACCTTCTTCGAATACCGCCCTCCTGTGGATCGTGGCCACCGGCTTCTTCATGCAGGCGCTGGACACCACGATCGTCAACACCGCCTTGCCGGCGATGGCGCACCAGCTCGGCGTCTCGCCGCTGGCGATGCAACCGGTGGTGGTGGCCTATACGTTGACGATGGCGCTGCTCACCCCCGCCTCCGGCTGGCTGGCCGACCGCTTCGGCACCCGCACGGTGTATTTCACCGCGATCCTGCTCTTCGTCATCGGCTCGCTGTCCTGCGCCGGCGCGCATACGCTGAACCAGTTGGTGTTCGCGCGCGTGTTGCAGGGTCTGGGAGGATCGATGCTGCTGCCGGTGGGCCGGCTCGCCGTGCTGCGCCGGGTGTCCGGCGAAGCCTATGTCGCCGCGCTCGCGACCATCTCGATCGCCGGACAGGTCGGCCCGATCCTCGGCCCGACGCTGGGCGGCTGGTTCGTCGAGGCACTGTCCTGGCATTGGGTCTTCCTGATCAATATCCCGATCGGCGCGGCCGGCATGATCGCGGTGCGGCGCTTCCTGGCGGACGACAAGGCGGCGGACCTGCAACCGTTCGACTTCGTCGGCTTCGCGCTGCTGTCCCTGTGCATGGTCACCTTCTCGCTGGGTCTGGACAGCCCGAGCGAGGACCATCCGCTGGTCTGGTCCGCCGGGTTGATCGGCACCAGCATCGCCGCCGCGCTGCTCTATATTCCGTATGCGCGGCGGCGCAGACATCCGCTGTTCAACCTTTCGCTGTTTCGCGAACCGAATTTCAGCATCGGGCTGATCGGCAACCTGCTGTGCCGCATCGGTTCGAGCGCCGTGCCCTTCCTGTTGCCGCTGCTCTTCCAGCTACGGCTGGGCTATACGCCGCTGCACTCGGGCCTGATGATGCTGCCGGCCGCGCTCACGGGCACCGTCACCAAGCGCTGGATCGCGCCGCTCATCAAGCGCTACGGCTACAGTGCCTTTTTGCTGGTCAATACCGTGATCGTGGGGGCGTCGATCGTCGCGTTCGCCGGTCTGTCGGCGGATACGCCCGTTGTGCTGACCTGCATCGTGCTCGCCATTTTCGGCGGCAGCAACTCGATGCAGTTCGCCGCGATGAACAGCGTGACCTTGAAAGGGCTGCCGGCGAGCGAGGCCGGCAGCGGCAACAGTCTGTTCTCGATGGTGCAGATGCTGGCGATCGGCCTGGGCGTATCCATCAGCAGCGCGCTGGTGCGGATCTTCTCCGACATGCTGGGTTCGACCACCGCCGGATTTCGCGTGAGCTTCGCCGTCGTCGGCGTCATCACGCTGCTGTCGGCTTTCGTGTTTCGGCACGTAAACGAAGCGCCACGGCGGCGCCCGTAA